In Prosthecobacter vanneervenii, the genomic stretch CGAGCTGGTAGAGTTGTTTGGTGAGACTTGATTCCCCATGCAAATCGGTGACTTCAGGCGCGCTGAGCTGCAGGCGCGCGGCCAGCTCATAAGCGGAGATCCGTGCCTCCAGCTCTGTATTGCCCGCACGCCCGGCGGCATGGGCGTGGTTTAGCGTCTGCAAAAAGTCGCGGCTGGCCTCCTCGGAATCGCCGCGCAGTTGCGCAAAGCTTTTCGGTGGAAACAGATCCGCGATGGGCGGTTTGCCGGCATCCGTCTGCAAGATGGTGCCCTGATGAACGGCTGGCAGGAATCCAGCGCCCCAGTTGATCCCACCCCCAGGCGGCAGACCACGAGGATCCGGCAGCACCACAAAGGCTGGCAGATTTTCGCTCTCGCTGCCGAGTCCATACGTCACCCACGCGCCCATGCTGGGAAAGCCGGGCAGGATGAAGCCGGTGTTGGCCATGAACATAGCAGGGCCATGCAGCGCACTCTTGCTCTGCATCGAGTGGATGAAGGCCATGTCGTCCACATAGGTGGCGAGTTTGGGAAACAGATCGCTGATCCAGCGTCCGCACTGGCCGTGCTGTCGGAAGGGCCAGTAGCTGCCCTGACAGTTGCCCGGCTTGGAGGCGAAGAACTGCACCTTGCCATCCAGATCGAAGGGCTTGCCGCTACGCTTTGCCAGCTCCGGCTTGTAGTCCCACGAGTCCACGTGGCTGAGACCGCCGGGACAGAAGATCTGGATCACCGCACGGGCCTTGGCTGGTAATGGAGGCCGCTTGGCTGAGAGAGGATTCGTCGTAGCCTGCGCCTCGCTCAGCATTGCAGAGAGTGCGACACCACCCAGCCCGCCCCCGAGTTCCCAGAGGAAATCACGACGGCTGACAGCTTTCTTGCGACGACGGCAGGGAAAGGCGGGTTTCATAAAATCAGTCGATGTACACAAACTCGTTCGCATTCATCAGCATGCGGCACAGCGCGAAGAGCCCCTGCTCCGTCACTAGACCTGTGGCAGCGTGTTGTTCCTCCTCGCTGGGCGCCCGCTGAAAGCAAAGCTGGAACGCACGGCGGATGGATGCTGCACGCGAGTCGGTTTCGTTTTCGATGCGAGTGGCGAGGCTGGCGGCCTGCTGGAGCATGAACTCGTTGTTGCTCAGCGTCAGCGCCTGCAGTGCGGTGGTGGTCTGCGCACGCGCTGGTGTCAGGTTGGCGGGATCAGGGCAGTCCAGGGTGGACATGAACTGATGCGGCGTGGTGCGCACCACAAAACGGTAGATGCTGCGCCTCAGCAACTCAGGCTTGTCAGGCGTGAGGTAGTCGTAGATGGGGGCATAAGCCTCGGTATAATTAAAATCGCGGTAGC encodes the following:
- a CDS encoding DUF1501 domain-containing protein, coding for MKPAFPCRRRKKAVSRRDFLWELGGGLGGVALSAMLSEAQATTNPLSAKRPPLPAKARAVIQIFCPGGLSHVDSWDYKPELAKRSGKPFDLDGKVQFFASKPGNCQGSYWPFRQHGQCGRWISDLFPKLATYVDDMAFIHSMQSKSALHGPAMFMANTGFILPGFPSMGAWVTYGLGSESENLPAFVVLPDPRGLPPGGGINWGAGFLPAVHQGTILQTDAGKPPIADLFPPKSFAQLRGDSEEASRDFLQTLNHAHAAGRAGNTELEARISAYELAARLQLSAPEVTDLHGESSLTKQLYQLDHEDIGPFGRQCLLARRLVERGVRFVQIYCGAENTMAKKIRPNWDSHEDLVRDHGYWGQVLDSGAAALLRDLKSHGMLDSTLVICTSEFGRQPAAQGKGRDHNPGAFTAWMAGGGIQGGAAYGSTDDLGSKAAENPAYCYDLHATALHLLGIDHEKLSFYNNGIKRRLTDVHGHVIKDILA